In the Passer domesticus isolate bPasDom1 chromosome 4, bPasDom1.hap1, whole genome shotgun sequence genome, one interval contains:
- the PANK2 gene encoding pantothenate kinase 2, mitochondrial isoform X2 yields the protein MAPQAFGMCTLSSGTLPCVDVKMGDLELCKLDELDCLVKGVLYIDSVGFNGHSECYYFENPTDAERCQKLPFNLENPYPLLLVNIGSGVSILAVYSKDNYKRVTGTSLGGGTFFGLCCLLTGCSTFEEALEMASHGDSTKVDKLVRDIYGGDYERFGLPGWAVASSFGNMMSKEKRESVSKEDLAKATLITITNNIGSIARMCALNENINRVVFVGNFLRINTISMRLLAYALDYWSKGQLKALFLEHEGYFGAVGALLGLLDSA from the exons ATGGCTCCACAGGCATTCGGGATGTGCACCTTGAGCTCAGGGACCTTACCCTGTGTGGACGTAAAG ATGGGTGACCTTGAGCTTTGTAAGCTGGACGAGCTGGACTGCCTTGTGAAAGGAGTGCTGTACATCGACTCTGTGGGCTTCAATGGACACTCAGAGTGTTACTATTTTGAGAACCCCACGGATGCTGAGAGGTGCCAGAAGCTCCCCTTCAACCTGGAGAATCCCTACCCTCTCCTCCTGGTGAACATTGGCTCAGGGGTCAGCATTTTGGCTGTCTATTCCAAAGACAACTACAAACGGGTAACAGGCACCAG CCTTGGAGGGGGAACCTTCTTTGGCCTCTGCTGCCTTCTGACGGGCTGCTCCACGTTTGAGGAGGCCCTGGAGATGGCATCCCACGGGGACAGCACCAAGGTGGACAAACTGGTGAGGGACATCTACGGAGGAGACTACGAGCGCTTcgggctgccaggctgggctgtggcatCCAG CTTTGGAAACATGATGAGCAAGGAGAAGAGGGAATCTGTCAGCAAGGAGGACCTGGCCAAGGCCACTTTAATCACCATCACCAACAACATTGGCTCCATAGCACGGATGTGTGCCCTTAATGAG AACATCAACCGTGTGGTGTTCGTGGGCAACTTCCTTCGGATCAACACCATCTCCATGAGGCTCCTGGCCTATGCCCTGGACTACTGGTCAAAGGGACAGTTAAAAGCACTTTTCTTGGAACATGAG GGTTACTTCGGTGCTGTCGGTGCtctcctgggactcctggaCTCAGCCTGA
- the RNF24 gene encoding RING finger protein 24 isoform X1 translates to MAGSLPMSSDFQHYSFRMPNIGFQNLPLNIYIVVFGTAIFVFILSLLFCCYLIRLRHQAHKELYAYKQVILKEKVKELNLHEICAVCLEEFKPKDELGICPCKHAFHRKCLIKWLEVRKVCPLCNMPVLQLAQLHGKPDPGPPQGPLPGSQNIV, encoded by the exons CCTACCCATGAGCTCAGACTTCCAGCATTACAGTTTCAGGATGCCGAACATCGGGTTCCAGAACCTTCCTCTCAACATATACATCGTGGTTTTCGGCACAGCCATCTTCGTCTTCATCCTCAGCTTGCTCTTCTGTTGCTACTTGATCAG GCTCAGGCATCAGGCACACAAAGAGCTTTACGCCTACAAACAG GTCATACTCAAGGAGAAGGTGAAGGAGCTGAACCTCCATGAG ATCTGTGCCGTGTGCCTGGAGGAGTTCAAGCCCAAGGACGAGCTGGGGATCTGTCCCTGCAAACATGCCTTCCACAGGAA GTGCCTCATCAAGTGGCTGGAGGTGCGCAAGGTGTGTCCCCTGTGTAACATGCCGGTGCTGCAGCTGGCGCAGCTGCACGGCAAGCCGGACCCGGGCCCGCCGCAGGGGCCGCTGCCCGGCTCCCAGAACATCGTATAG
- the RNF24 gene encoding RING finger protein 24 isoform X2, whose translation MSSDFQHYSFRMPNIGFQNLPLNIYIVVFGTAIFVFILSLLFCCYLIRLRHQAHKELYAYKQVILKEKVKELNLHEICAVCLEEFKPKDELGICPCKHAFHRKCLIKWLEVRKVCPLCNMPVLQLAQLHGKPDPGPPQGPLPGSQNIV comes from the exons ATGAGCTCAGACTTCCAGCATTACAGTTTCAGGATGCCGAACATCGGGTTCCAGAACCTTCCTCTCAACATATACATCGTGGTTTTCGGCACAGCCATCTTCGTCTTCATCCTCAGCTTGCTCTTCTGTTGCTACTTGATCAG GCTCAGGCATCAGGCACACAAAGAGCTTTACGCCTACAAACAG GTCATACTCAAGGAGAAGGTGAAGGAGCTGAACCTCCATGAG ATCTGTGCCGTGTGCCTGGAGGAGTTCAAGCCCAAGGACGAGCTGGGGATCTGTCCCTGCAAACATGCCTTCCACAGGAA GTGCCTCATCAAGTGGCTGGAGGTGCGCAAGGTGTGTCCCCTGTGTAACATGCCGGTGCTGCAGCTGGCGCAGCTGCACGGCAAGCCGGACCCGGGCCCGCCGCAGGGGCCGCTGCCCGGCTCCCAGAACATCGTATAG